The sequence GGCTAACTGATGACACTTTCTGGGCAAGAGCCTCTTACTGGCTCATCCTTGGCGGCTTGGTAGGCGGAATCGCAGCAGCCCTAACTGGTATTCTCGACTTTTTGAGAATAGGGCGAGTTCGCAAACGCACAGCTGGCTGGGCGCACTTAATATTGAATGTAAGTGCTTTGGTACTGACAATAATCAACCTAGTATTGCGCTGGAATAATCCAGTTATGCCCATATTGCCTTGGGGACTTGTACTCTCAGTGATTGTCGCTTCGCTTCTGGGCGTTTCTGGC is a genomic window of Chlorogloeopsis sp. ULAP01 containing:
- a CDS encoding DUF2231 domain-containing protein: METQQRNTTPYPNIPAFLESDDREFRDTGVPSTVAIAGHPIHPILVQFPIAFLVGALLSDVAFWLTDDTFWARASYWLILGGLVGGIAAALTGILDFLRIGRVRKRTAGWAHLILNVSALVLTIINLVLRWNNPVMPILPWGLVLSVIVASLLGVSGWYGGELVYRHKISVIGNGSPESP